The following coding sequences are from one uncultured Desulfobacter sp. window:
- a CDS encoding CARDB domain-containing protein, whose product MISAESLHTVGLKSDGTVVAVGNNNDGKCDVGSWTNIVQVSADGTHTLGLKSDGKVVAVGFDGWGAFDQLEVGSWTNIVQVAAGDLHSVGLRSNGTVAAIGNNWAGQLNVGSWANIVQISAGYRTTVGLKSDGTVVAVGRNDYGQYDVFDVDDWTDIVQISAGYHTVVGLKSDGTVIAAGYDGNGQLDVGLWTDIVQVSAGVMGSHTVGLKSDGMVVAVGLNDYGQCEVSSWTNIVQVSAGQVHTVGLKSDGTVVSVGNNNYGQCDVHDWNLGQGNESGYLIVSIEPNEAINMSAQWRLDGGEWKDSGYYFSVAEGQYTIDFKNVDGWNKPVNQILTVQSGQITALTASYTQASTTTASLEGVVCGRGDQGLITGVLEGATVTLIGHGSQATDTQGKYSFEGVVPGTYTITAEHTGYYTSTQADISLSAGTTRAISFQLTPESQAGGPAVFDFRSPDGRHFIPGMSGDIEFSTLVDWSGSAGTVRFQVNGEWQNPALTDIGGGQARAELSITAPSAIYSCTELVIEVTNGEGETEWLNTGVHFSPFIGVIPWYEDNISWTPSGASLFFSKGYSFSFDLPLPSDLFEIEASFGYEKNFSYDLMSATLSGTLSGEGGIGFKIPTPQPKLNVLGEASITIEGGLDISFSRCEEPEITPSWSMGFSGKSGIEAPAVLLLDTVAPGVGTFLATIPGVNDILLQLYMLYGGGISGEYPDGQTGDCLLGSHSTTGYVTGGLEAQAIVDFSENFNAGLYVGGGGIFIVDTCPELGINGFVGRLYAGAFAELFSLKASTEIGAEIEWDFTSDSMATVLEAKGLDKSLENLSWKPVSDGLLEWGDANRLLATAKSLTSKGTETTEEKSVLENLAWGGHPSLVINGTRSTILYTLFDTKKSWYQSSDIGSVVQVDDTAWTTSRLTDDQDAEFNPVIQKMDTDTLLAAWSRVNGDVSAATNPEDIVPYLEIVASFYDAASGAWGTTEQLTNNTVTDRKPRPISFGAQKGILWIQNQAQEMVGSSVYGDSLMYADWNGSSWESPVSICSNQKGIIDYTVISDDQGECHIVFIVDEDGDPSTSDDLELYYIVTASGTWQTALRMTDNSTKDSLPVLVKPDTDPVLVWNADSALMYTSLSDWNPKSIYSQAGLAGKSPGLDGQGFSGGAAIAYSAQTSSGVDIFVSFYNSSRDQWSLPRQLTDDNSSESSISMAFDGSEIVLSYLKTQTVYKDIEVELNGQTQIISNVPQPGRTDLYVLRHTLGYDLAISSGSLSTDPENPAPGTSADIHVNIENQGDLIVQDLTVRFYDGAPGLGGEMISESIITNLNAGENTDVSIQWAVPSDLNSHNIYVVVDPELGFDDRNRDNNSISKWTILTDLGVESSWNEELSNTQTIVTSKIVNNGVIPSSRVKVHWYLGSTDGDEIFSEELDGIAAGSFRECSLILDHSSIETENGFAVVHTVVDVADEVIEVDENNNSQFTLLSGLAIADADNDGVPDTTDLCPDTPEGETVDAWGCSDSQTDSDGDGVPDADDQCPETAAGYTVYSNGCSAIQLDSDSDGLTDTFEQTIIDFNDSDGIQSLGDVMPKDDFDNDGFSNIRELFSGTLATDALDIPGCIADSSNDGDIDGEEISKIANTYGSVDCTADGCFENDLDNDGDVDDIDFLFTIEDFGREDCY is encoded by the coding sequence ATGATATCCGCTGAATCTCTTCACACAGTGGGTCTCAAATCTGATGGCACTGTCGTCGCCGTAGGCAACAATAATGACGGGAAATGTGATGTCGGCTCATGGACCAATATTGTCCAGGTGTCTGCGGACGGCACTCACACATTGGGCCTCAAATCCGACGGAAAAGTCGTCGCCGTGGGTTTTGATGGATGGGGGGCATTCGATCAACTTGAGGTCGGCTCATGGACTAATATAGTTCAGGTAGCTGCCGGAGACCTTCACTCAGTAGGTCTCAGATCTAACGGTACCGTGGCCGCTATAGGTAACAATTGGGCTGGCCAACTCAATGTCGGTTCCTGGGCCAATATTGTTCAGATATCTGCCGGATATCGTACCACGGTGGGTCTCAAATCCGACGGCACGGTGGTCGCTGTGGGCCGCAATGACTACGGGCAATATGATGTTTTTGATGTTGATGACTGGACCGATATCGTTCAGATATCCGCTGGATATCATACTGTAGTAGGTCTCAAATCCGACGGCACAGTCATCGCAGCAGGTTATGATGGAAACGGCCAACTTGATGTCGGCTTATGGACCGATATCGTTCAGGTGTCTGCCGGCGTTATGGGTTCACACACAGTAGGTCTTAAATCCGACGGCATGGTAGTCGCTGTGGGCCTCAATGACTACGGGCAATGTGAAGTCAGCTCATGGACCAATATTGTCCAGGTGTCCGCTGGACAAGTTCACACAGTGGGTCTCAAATCTGATGGCACAGTCGTCTCCGTTGGTAACAATAATTACGGGCAATGTGATGTCCACGATTGGAATCTTGGACAAGGGAATGAATCCGGTTATTTGATAGTATCTATTGAACCCAACGAAGCGATCAATATGAGTGCGCAGTGGCGTTTAGACGGGGGGGAATGGAAAGACAGCGGCTACTATTTTTCGGTGGCTGAAGGGCAGTACACGATTGATTTCAAAAACGTCGACGGTTGGAATAAGCCCGTCAACCAAATTCTTACAGTCCAGTCCGGCCAAATAACAGCGCTGACGGCCAGCTATACCCAGGCATCCACCACGACCGCCTCGCTGGAAGGCGTGGTCTGCGGCAGGGGCGACCAAGGCCTTATAACCGGCGTGCTGGAAGGTGCGACCGTAACTTTGATCGGCCACGGGTCCCAAGCCACGGACACCCAGGGCAAATACAGTTTCGAGGGGGTTGTTCCTGGAACCTATACAATCACGGCTGAACATACTGGATATTACACATCAACTCAGGCTGACATCAGCCTGAGCGCCGGGACTACACGGGCCATATCCTTCCAGCTGACCCCGGAATCCCAGGCGGGAGGCCCTGCCGTATTCGACTTCCGGTCCCCGGACGGCAGGCACTTCATTCCCGGCATGTCAGGGGATATCGAATTTTCGACCCTTGTGGACTGGAGCGGATCTGCAGGAACGGTCCGTTTTCAGGTCAATGGCGAGTGGCAGAACCCTGCCCTAACAGATATAGGAGGGGGGCAGGCCAGGGCGGAATTGTCCATCACGGCACCGAGTGCAATTTATTCCTGTACGGAACTGGTCATTGAAGTGACCAATGGTGAAGGAGAAACCGAATGGCTCAATACCGGTGTTCATTTTTCACCGTTCATCGGGGTTATCCCCTGGTATGAGGATAACATTTCATGGACACCGTCCGGGGCATCTCTTTTCTTTTCTAAGGGATATTCTTTCAGTTTCGATCTGCCATTACCATCAGATTTATTTGAAATAGAGGCTTCCTTTGGATATGAAAAAAATTTTTCATATGACTTGATGTCTGCAACATTGAGTGGAACTCTCAGTGGAGAAGGTGGAATCGGGTTTAAAATCCCAACACCTCAGCCGAAACTTAATGTTCTGGGTGAAGCCAGTATCACGATTGAAGGCGGGCTTGATATTTCCTTTTCAAGATGTGAAGAGCCGGAGATAACCCCTTCATGGTCCATGGGATTCAGCGGTAAATCCGGCATAGAGGCACCTGCGGTGTTGCTGCTTGATACGGTGGCACCGGGGGTGGGAACGTTTCTGGCTACCATACCCGGCGTCAATGATATCCTTCTTCAACTCTATATGCTGTATGGCGGTGGGATTTCGGGTGAATATCCCGACGGGCAGACCGGAGATTGCCTACTCGGGTCTCATTCAACAACTGGTTATGTAACCGGTGGACTAGAAGCCCAGGCAATCGTTGATTTCAGTGAAAACTTCAATGCAGGTCTGTATGTTGGGGGAGGTGGGATATTTATTGTAGATACCTGTCCTGAGTTAGGCATCAACGGATTTGTGGGCCGTTTATATGCTGGCGCTTTTGCAGAATTGTTTAGTTTGAAGGCAAGCACAGAGATCGGTGCTGAAATTGAATGGGATTTCACCAGTGACTCAATGGCCACTGTGCTGGAGGCCAAAGGCCTTGATAAGTCTCTGGAAAACCTCAGTTGGAAGCCGGTCAGTGATGGTCTGCTTGAATGGGGTGATGCCAACCGCCTTTTAGCTACTGCCAAATCTCTTACTTCAAAAGGAACGGAGACTACAGAGGAAAAGTCTGTCCTGGAGAATCTGGCATGGGGCGGGCATCCTTCCCTGGTAATCAATGGAACCCGGAGCACAATTTTATATACACTGTTTGATACCAAGAAATCGTGGTACCAGTCCTCAGATATTGGATCTGTTGTCCAAGTGGATGACACCGCGTGGACTACGAGTCGTCTGACAGATGACCAGGACGCAGAATTTAATCCTGTCATACAAAAAATGGACACGGATACGCTGCTTGCAGCCTGGTCAAGAGTAAATGGCGATGTCTCGGCTGCAACGAACCCGGAAGATATTGTACCTTACCTGGAAATAGTCGCATCCTTCTACGATGCGGCTTCGGGTGCCTGGGGAACAACTGAACAGCTCACAAATAATACGGTCACGGACCGCAAACCCCGACCCATCAGTTTTGGAGCACAGAAAGGAATATTATGGATTCAGAACCAGGCTCAAGAAATGGTTGGAAGCTCAGTTTACGGGGACAGTTTGATGTATGCCGACTGGAACGGATCTTCATGGGAAAGTCCCGTTTCTATATGCTCGAACCAGAAGGGCATTATTGATTATACAGTCATCAGCGATGATCAGGGCGAATGTCACATCGTATTCATAGTCGATGAAGATGGTGACCCGTCAACATCTGATGATCTGGAGCTTTATTATATTGTTACAGCCAGTGGTACATGGCAGACAGCTTTACGAATGACTGACAACAGCACAAAGGACAGCCTGCCTGTCCTGGTAAAACCCGATACTGACCCGGTTCTTGTCTGGAATGCTGATTCTGCCCTTATGTACACATCACTATCGGACTGGAATCCCAAAAGCATTTACAGCCAGGCCGGCCTTGCAGGGAAATCCCCGGGATTGGACGGGCAGGGATTTTCAGGAGGAGCTGCCATTGCCTATTCAGCCCAGACGTCAAGCGGTGTAGATATTTTTGTTTCATTTTATAACTCAAGTCGTGATCAGTGGTCGCTGCCCAGACAACTGACAGACGATAACAGTTCGGAAAGCTCCATTTCCATGGCTTTTGACGGTTCCGAAATTGTTCTTTCCTATCTGAAAACACAGACAGTTTACAAGGATATTGAAGTTGAACTGAATGGACAGACACAGATTATCTCCAATGTCCCACAGCCAGGAAGAACCGATCTTTATGTCTTGCGCCACACGCTGGGATATGATCTGGCAATTAGCTCCGGATCATTGTCTACTGATCCAGAGAACCCTGCTCCAGGAACTTCTGCAGATATTCATGTAAATATTGAAAACCAGGGTGATCTTATCGTGCAGGATCTGACAGTAAGGTTCTACGATGGAGCCCCGGGGTTGGGTGGTGAAATGATCAGCGAATCCATCATAACAAATTTAAATGCCGGGGAAAATACGGATGTCAGTATCCAGTGGGCTGTTCCATCAGACCTGAATTCTCATAATATTTATGTCGTGGTGGACCCGGAACTGGGTTTTGATGATCGGAACAGGGATAATAATTCAATTTCAAAATGGACTATTCTGACTGATCTTGGGGTTGAATCGAGTTGGAACGAGGAACTGTCCAATACCCAGACTATAGTTACCTCAAAAATTGTTAATAATGGCGTAATCCCTTCAAGCCGGGTAAAGGTTCACTGGTATCTGGGAAGTACAGACGGCGATGAAATATTCTCTGAAGAGCTTGATGGTATAGCAGCAGGATCATTCAGAGAGTGCTCTCTAATATTGGATCATAGCAGCATTGAAACTGAAAATGGGTTTGCTGTTGTTCATACCGTGGTTGATGTCGCAGATGAGGTGATTGAGGTGGATGAAAATAATAACAGTCAGTTTACGCTGCTCAGCGGGCTTGCTATTGCTGATGCGGATAACGACGGTGTGCCTGATACGACAGATCTGTGTCCTGATACCCCTGAAGGTGAAACTGTTGATGCGTGGGGCTGTTCAGACAGTCAGACAGACAGCGATGGTGACGGGGTCCCTGATGCTGATGACCAATGCCCGGAGACTGCCGCAGGGTATACTGTATACAGCAATGGATGTTCAGCAATCCAACTGGATTCTGATAGCGATGGTCTTACTGACACGTTTGAGCAGACCATTATAGACTTCAACGATTCAGATGGGATTCAAAGCCTGGGTGATGTAATGCCTAAAGATGATTTTGACAATGACGGTTTCAGCAATATCCGGGAGCTTTTTTCAGGTACTCTGGCCACAGATGCTCTGGATATTCCGGGATGTATAGCCGATTCTTCTAATGACGGGGATATAGATGGTGAGGAAATTTCCAAAATTGCTAATACTTATGGAAGCGTGGATTGTACCGCAGACGGATGCTTTGAGAATGACCTTGATAATGACGGAGATGTAGACGATATAGACTTCCTGTTTACTATAGAAGATTTCGGTCGTGAAGATTGCTATTAA
- a CDS encoding tyrosine-type recombinase/integrase yields the protein MKNLNHPKKGSHISVEPIRRQKDIKLIKKILQDSPRNLCLFILGINTNLRASDLLKIKVEQVRHLQPGEEITLKEKKTQKQRRINLNRVCIEAIQNLLKSIKYEDDDFLFLSNRKDKNALTVSSLSTLVKKWCKDINLKGNYASHTLRKTWGYHQRVTFGVGIPELMVCFNHTSQKQTLDYLCVQPEEIKSVYQNEL from the coding sequence ATGAAAAATTTGAATCATCCTAAGAAAGGAAGCCATATTTCTGTTGAACCGATCCGGAGGCAAAAAGACATCAAACTCATAAAAAAAATTTTACAGGATTCTCCTCGGAACCTCTGTTTGTTCATTTTGGGAATTAATACCAATCTGCGGGCTTCAGATTTGCTGAAAATCAAAGTTGAACAAGTGCGGCACCTTCAGCCCGGGGAAGAAATCACCTTGAAGGAAAAAAAAACGCAGAAACAACGGCGGATCAATTTAAATCGGGTTTGCATTGAAGCAATTCAAAATCTGCTTAAATCCATTAAATATGAAGATGATGATTTTCTTTTTCTGAGCAACCGAAAGGACAAAAATGCCCTGACGGTTTCCAGCCTAAGCACTTTGGTAAAAAAATGGTGTAAGGATATCAACCTGAAGGGGAACTACGCCAGCCACACCCTAAGAAAAACCTGGGGATATCATCAACGAGTCACCTTCGGTGTTGGGATCCCAGAATTAATGGTTTGTTTCAATCACACCAGTCAAAAACAGACCTTGGATTATCTTTGCGTCCAGCCTGAAGAAATTAAGAGCGTTTATCAAAATGAGCTTTAA
- a CDS encoding transcription termination/antitermination NusG family protein — MVPDETLGIAYAYPSPLAGLWGKSNFLMFNYPNVIIINLIMKIIKGVDSGQFPVKVDNTFTDYQNWYVIQTMSRSEQKLVSTLKVLLKNIHVYLPTRKVIHQLKGVQHIIELPLFPGYVFVYKSISEALDVLEKANSRIAFQPVMANGKYLEAYKNEMKFLFEITGENGVIELSQGIVMENEEVLIIQGPLKQLKGKILFIDKRKNKAKVRIEFMNRMLDISLGLEVLSRPFPKVQ; from the coding sequence ATGGTACCTGACGAGACGCTTGGGATAGCATATGCATATCCTTCACCCCTGGCTGGCTTATGGGGCAAGTCTAACTTTTTAATGTTCAATTATCCAAATGTCATCATTATAAATTTGATCATGAAAATAATCAAAGGTGTAGATTCCGGACAATTCCCTGTAAAAGTAGATAATACCTTCACCGATTACCAAAATTGGTATGTCATTCAGACGATGTCCAGAAGTGAACAAAAACTGGTTTCAACCCTCAAGGTGCTTTTAAAAAACATCCATGTTTATCTTCCGACCCGGAAGGTTATCCATCAACTCAAAGGGGTACAACATATTATTGAGCTGCCGCTATTTCCAGGTTATGTCTTTGTTTACAAAAGTATTTCTGAAGCTTTGGATGTGCTTGAAAAGGCTAATTCAAGAATTGCTTTTCAACCGGTAATGGCTAATGGGAAATACCTGGAAGCCTATAAAAATGAAATGAAATTTCTTTTTGAGATAACAGGGGAAAACGGAGTGATCGAATTATCCCAAGGTATCGTTATGGAGAATGAAGAGGTCCTGATCATACAAGGCCCTTTGAAGCAGTTGAAAGGCAAAATTCTCTTTATTGATAAGAGAAAAAACAAAGCCAAGGTCCGAATTGAATTCATGAACCGGATGCTCGACATATCCCTTGGCCTTGAAGTTTTATCCCGTCCTTTTCCCAAAGTGCAATAA
- a CDS encoding transposase, with amino-acid sequence MGHSIQIKEAVLQKVLLGNKPHHEISQEFGVGRSTIGKWLRQYKESGNTALKSKAKRPKDWSSEQRISALIETGTMTSEECVAWCRKKGIFCHHLEQWRKDAVSGMSNTADKRQSEKEKQYKKEISSLRRDLSRKEKALAETAALLVLKKKAQAIWGEPEED; translated from the coding sequence ATGGGACATTCTATCCAAATCAAAGAGGCTGTGTTACAAAAGGTACTACTGGGCAACAAACCCCACCATGAGATATCGCAAGAATTCGGAGTTGGCCGATCAACAATCGGAAAATGGCTAAGACAATATAAAGAAAGCGGCAACACTGCATTGAAATCAAAAGCGAAACGCCCCAAAGACTGGTCTTCTGAGCAAAGAATTTCAGCACTTATAGAAACAGGAACTATGACTTCTGAAGAATGTGTTGCCTGGTGCCGTAAAAAAGGAATTTTTTGCCATCACTTGGAGCAATGGAGAAAAGATGCCGTTTCCGGTATGTCAAACACTGCAGATAAAAGGCAAAGTGAAAAGGAAAAACAATATAAAAAAGAAATATCCTCTTTAAGACGCGACCTTTCCCGTAAAGAAAAAGCACTTGCAGAAACAGCGGCCTTGCTGGTTCTTAAAAAAAAAGCCCAGGCGATCTGGGGGGAGCCAGAGGAAGATTGA
- a CDS encoding IS3 family transposase — translation MITSEDKRSVLTLISEACQAGAGKSKAAQLLGLTVRTIQRWKKQGTTDHRKGSRAVPANKLSVEEQDNIVNVLKSQEYADFSPNQIVPKLADQGIYMGSESTMYRILRTLKMNEHRQASNPVHRHSPETFTACGPNQIWSWDITYLPSSVKGQFYYLYMVMDLYSRKAVACQVYESESGEFASDLIADACIREKISKKQIILHSDNGSPMKSATMLAKLQDLGVMPSFSRPSVSNDNPFSESLFRTMKYRPNYPEKPFENVIKARDWADNFVTWYNTVHFHSSLNFVTPDDRHRGKDVQILEDRHKVYMEARLKNPERWSKGTRAWKPITEVSLKKFKRLKPETAAGKRLA, via the coding sequence TTGATAACCTCTGAGGATAAACGGTCCGTGTTAACCTTGATATCTGAGGCCTGCCAAGCCGGCGCCGGTAAAAGTAAGGCGGCACAATTATTGGGATTAACAGTGCGAACGATTCAGCGCTGGAAAAAGCAGGGGACAACAGATCACCGTAAGGGTTCTCGTGCCGTTCCTGCCAATAAGTTGTCGGTTGAAGAGCAAGATAACATTGTCAATGTACTGAAATCTCAGGAATATGCAGATTTCAGCCCCAATCAAATCGTTCCAAAGCTTGCTGATCAGGGTATCTATATGGGATCTGAGTCTACAATGTATAGAATTTTGAGAACGCTGAAGATGAACGAGCACCGTCAGGCAAGCAATCCAGTGCATAGACATAGCCCGGAAACATTCACGGCATGTGGTCCTAATCAGATATGGTCCTGGGATATTACATATTTGCCTTCATCAGTGAAAGGTCAATTCTATTACCTTTATATGGTGATGGATCTATACAGCCGGAAAGCTGTCGCCTGCCAGGTTTATGAATCGGAGTCCGGAGAATTTGCCTCAGATTTGATAGCAGACGCCTGCATTCGTGAAAAGATATCAAAAAAACAGATTATTTTGCATTCTGATAACGGATCTCCAATGAAATCAGCAACTATGTTGGCCAAGCTGCAAGACTTAGGGGTCATGCCGTCCTTTAGCCGGCCCAGTGTCAGCAATGATAACCCTTTTTCAGAGTCATTGTTCAGAACAATGAAATACAGGCCGAATTATCCGGAAAAGCCATTTGAAAATGTAATTAAAGCAAGAGATTGGGCGGATAATTTTGTCACTTGGTATAATACTGTGCATTTCCATAGCAGTCTCAATTTTGTTACTCCTGATGACAGACACCGCGGAAAAGATGTTCAAATCCTTGAGGATCGACATAAAGTGTATATGGAAGCCCGGTTGAAGAATCCTGAAAGGTGGTCCAAGGGAACAAGAGCCTGGAAGCCAATTACAGAAGTAAGTTTGAAAAAATTCAAGCGGTTAAAGCCTGAAACCGCTGCTGGAAAAAGGCTTGCTTGA
- a CDS encoding IS66 family transposase — MDIKQDELDALLERVRSNELQDGDYELIKALVETVAYLNTLSNEKAASIKRLLKMVFGDKTEKKKTSNPQNRPKRKKKKKGHGKNGANAYKGAKKIKICHQSLKSGNDCPACEKGKLYGEKPPAKIVRITGGAPFQATVYELQRLRCNLCGQIFTAQAPDNVGKEKYDAKSGAMLALLKYGSGVPLYRLGKLQASLGMPLPPSTQWEIIESVADKIHPVYTELVRQAAQGKVLYNDDTTMKILSLIKETDKAAKRKGMFTSGILSECDVGKIALFFTGHNHAGENLSRVLKERGSREDRPIQMCDALSRNLPKGFESILCNCLVHGRRNFVDVMDDFPEECDHVIDTVAKIYEHDHKVREQGLDDAQRLQYHQTHSGPLMRALKVWLEDKFENKEVEPNSSLGKAISYMLNHWQELTRFLEIPGAPLDNNLCEQLLKKSILHRKNSLFYKTEHGAYIGDLFMSLIHTGACQASCRLFYNIF; from the coding sequence ATGGACATAAAGCAGGACGAACTTGACGCGCTCCTTGAGCGGGTAAGATCAAATGAACTGCAGGACGGCGATTATGAGTTGATCAAAGCATTGGTTGAAACCGTTGCTTATTTGAATACGTTGTCCAATGAAAAAGCAGCATCCATTAAACGGTTATTAAAAATGGTATTCGGCGATAAGACCGAAAAGAAGAAAACGTCGAATCCGCAGAACCGGCCGAAACGAAAAAAGAAGAAAAAAGGTCACGGCAAAAATGGTGCAAACGCCTATAAAGGTGCCAAGAAGATCAAGATCTGTCATCAAAGCCTTAAGTCAGGTAATGATTGCCCTGCCTGTGAAAAAGGTAAATTGTATGGTGAAAAACCACCTGCCAAGATCGTCCGGATAACAGGCGGTGCTCCCTTCCAGGCGACAGTATATGAACTGCAGAGATTGCGGTGTAACCTTTGTGGGCAGATTTTTACTGCCCAGGCGCCCGACAATGTGGGCAAAGAAAAATATGATGCCAAATCCGGTGCCATGCTGGCCCTTCTAAAATATGGCAGCGGAGTCCCTTTATACCGCTTGGGCAAACTTCAGGCTAGCCTGGGGATGCCGCTGCCCCCATCGACCCAATGGGAAATCATCGAAAGCGTAGCAGACAAGATTCATCCGGTATATACAGAGTTAGTCCGTCAGGCTGCACAAGGCAAGGTGTTGTACAATGACGACACGACAATGAAAATTTTATCCTTGATAAAAGAAACAGACAAGGCAGCCAAGCGAAAAGGGATGTTCACTTCCGGAATCCTGTCAGAATGTGACGTAGGAAAGATTGCCCTGTTTTTTACCGGCCACAATCATGCTGGAGAAAATTTATCCAGGGTTCTGAAAGAACGGGGATCCAGAGAAGATCGGCCAATACAGATGTGTGATGCTCTGTCCAGGAATCTGCCAAAAGGTTTTGAATCGATATTATGCAATTGTCTCGTGCATGGACGCCGTAACTTTGTCGACGTCATGGACGATTTCCCTGAGGAGTGTGACCATGTAATTGATACAGTGGCTAAAATTTATGAGCACGATCATAAGGTAAGGGAGCAAGGCCTGGACGATGCTCAACGCCTTCAATATCATCAAACCCACAGCGGCCCACTGATGCGGGCGCTTAAAGTATGGCTGGAAGACAAGTTTGAAAACAAAGAAGTAGAACCCAACTCCAGTCTGGGCAAGGCCATATCATATATGTTGAATCACTGGCAGGAATTGACCCGTTTCCTGGAGATCCCTGGAGCACCGCTGGATAATAATCTTTGCGAACAATTGCTGAAAAAGTCGATTCTGCACCGAAAAAATTCATTATTTTATAAAACCGAACACGGTGCCTATATTGGCGACCTGTTCATGAGCCTGATACATACCGGCGCGTGTCAAGCAAGTTGTCGCCTTTTCTATAATATTTTCTAA
- the tnpB gene encoding IS66 family insertion sequence element accessory protein TnpB (TnpB, as the term is used for proteins encoded by IS66 family insertion elements, is considered an accessory protein, since TnpC, encoded by a neighboring gene, is a DDE family transposase.) translates to MIQITPQMRIMLAVTPADFRKGIDGLAAVCRRVLKQNPFSGYVFVFRNKPGTALKILIYDGQGFWLCQKRLSKGRFKWWPKKGGDEIHPLAAHELQMLIWNGNPQKNNVLLWKKI, encoded by the coding sequence ATGATCCAAATCACACCGCAAATGCGGATAATGCTGGCGGTAACTCCTGCTGATTTTCGAAAGGGGATCGACGGCCTGGCAGCTGTTTGTCGCAGGGTGTTAAAACAAAATCCTTTTTCCGGATATGTTTTTGTTTTCAGAAACAAACCGGGGACTGCCCTGAAGATACTAATATATGATGGCCAGGGCTTCTGGCTTTGTCAAAAAAGATTGAGCAAGGGGCGTTTTAAATGGTGGCCTAAAAAGGGAGGAGATGAAATTCACCCATTGGCTGCACATGAATTACAGATGTTGATATGGAACGGAAATCCTCAAAAAAATAATGTACTTTTGTGGAAAAAAATCTAG
- the tnpA gene encoding IS200/IS605 family transposase, translating to MNNDSSLSHSRWECKYHVVWIPKYRRKTLYGELRKYLGQVFKDLARSRECEIIEGHMMSDHVHMLISIPPKYSVAQVVGFIKGKSAIHIARNYLGHRRNFTGQQFWARGYHVSTVGRDEATIREYIRSQEKEDQRLEQLSLFK from the coding sequence ATGAATAACGATTCAAGCTTATCCCATAGCCGTTGGGAATGCAAATACCACGTTGTGTGGATTCCCAAATACCGTAGAAAGACTTTGTATGGAGAACTAAGGAAATATCTTGGACAAGTCTTTAAAGATTTGGCGCGTAGCAGGGAGTGTGAAATCATAGAAGGCCATATGATGTCAGATCATGTGCATATGTTGATCTCGATTCCTCCGAAATATTCGGTCGCGCAAGTCGTTGGGTTTATCAAGGGTAAAAGTGCGATCCATATAGCACGGAATTACCTGGGACATCGAAGAAATTTTACCGGGCAGCAATTTTGGGCCAGAGGTTATCATGTTTCAACCGTTGGTCGTGATGAGGCGACTATCCGGGAATATATCCGTTCTCAGGAGAAAGAGGATCAACGTTTAGAGCAACTGAGTTTGTTCAAATAG